A stretch of DNA from Drosophila teissieri strain GT53w chromosome 4, Prin_Dtei_1.1, whole genome shotgun sequence:
acacaaatgtttattaagaTCGTTGTGAATATGTACTTGAATTATGtgcattttatatacatacatgcataagTACCTTCAATCTTATTAATTTCCGAATTATTAACAAAGTGGTTTTTGAAATCCGATGTCCTTTTTTTGAGAAACATttaagtttcctttttttttagctaAAAGTGTTAAAATATTGAACAAACTTTtttgtgttatattttttgtcccaacgttatttttattatgattataaatatatattatgcaATATCAATAGTAACAACGAGGTgatatatacttttattatattatttaataaaactttaatttcaGCAGGGCGAGCATTATCAACGAGAATTTTACCCTTCCACGTCGGCTCCGGCAACGCGGCCATCTTCTAATATTCGTCAACTTTCCGATGAAAATCAAGTCAAAATTGCAAAGCGTATTGGATTAATGCAGTACTTGCCGATAGGAACATACGACGGGTGCTCGAAAAAAGAACGAGAATGTGTTATTTGCATGGCTGAATTTTCTATTAATGAAGCTGTGCGTTATCTTCCTTGCATGCATATTTATCATGTTAATTGTATAGATGATTGGTTATTGAGAAGTCTTACTTGTCCCAGTTGCTTAGAGCCTGTTGACGCTGCTTTACTGACGAGTTATGATTCGACATAgcgttataaaaataataattttgccTCTGTAATGTGTTTTGGGATAACAAAAAAACTTTAGCTTACCAggtataaattattattttatttaaattgaattcattaaTATATTCATTTGTTATTGCTTTATTATCGAAACGtgttataatatttaattcgttttaaactaaaataaaattatatataaatgcaAGCTCAAGAATTTAAAAGCTAAATTAGTTTGTGTACATATCTAAATGGTTTTACCAATAATAATGCGATAATGGGTATTTCATAAGTCATTGCAAAAAAGATTTAATAAAAgtgagttttatttaaattcgtcattatttaattttgtctGAATATGGTCTGGTATGATTCTGGGTAGCACCTATCGACGCTCTTCTAGGTGATAAATTCTTTCAGAATTATCTAATTCTATCTTATTATAATTCCAGAATTTTTTAACCGAGCTACCTTTTAAGGTTTACGAAGACTTATACTTTTAATTATACCATTTACTTACATATGCCAATATGAattgaacaaaacaaaaaaatttctCTTTTATGGTTAGAAACTAGCATTAACTTAACAAATGGGTATAAACTCTTAAAACACGTAGATTTAGATGAATAAATTCCTGCTTTTGCTCACCAAAGCGTAACTGAGGATCCTTGCCGAAATAGCACGAACGGTTAAATCGTTCATGTATGCATCGCACCGGTAGAAAAATTTGTTGATACTCAGCCGTGCTCTTGCTATTAACCTTTTCCATGggtaagtaaataaaaacatgttttttgaGTTACtcatttattaaatgtaataCGATATAACATTAATTTATGGCTTCAGTGTGTGAGATAAAACCGCTTACATTTTGAGTTAGTTATAGGAAAAATTGTTATATTCAAGGtatgtttgcctttgcattacaattatattaatattaagtaccttttatattttgttagcacacatattaacaaaaaaaattcgaaaatatacattttctgtacggatttttgtattatttgctGAATTACAGAATGATTTTTAAACAGTTCTTAGCTGCATTTTCTGGTATTTtgaacaaaacatttttataaaaattcaaaagaaatTGTTTGTGAACTCACAATTAAGCTGTGCCAGGGATTTTTTTtgaattgttattttttagaaTGTGTGCGGTTTGTATGTTTTCTATGGATAAGGATGCCAATGAACTTCAAACTGCGGTTTCAGTATGACTGTGGGATGATAGGCGTTCGACATCTATTTCCGGTATGGTCAGCTCATCAGGTATATTATCGGCATACTCAATGGAAGATGTTTCCGAAAGGCGTTTGCTCAACGAAGTCTGCTTACGCAGTACCTCTGCCAAGGATGTGTTTGTGTGATCACCGTACCGGGCGTCCAGACCCTGGCGGAATGCGTTTACCACACGAATCTAAGCGTACATTtagtaaaaagaaaagaacaaCACCAAGAACATTGACAAAAGAGACATAAAAAACAGTATAAGAAGAACATTTTTAATCATTCAAGCTAAAGATCCAATTGTGTATATATGAACATACgttcatttatgtatatgtatagttcaaatgaaatacaaaataatgttCACAATTTTTACTTCGAGCATATGCGCGCACATGAATTGTAATTTAGATCTTAAGCTAATAATGGAATATccaaaaaccaataaattCAGACGGACAAATAATAGTAACGACAGTTCATATATGTAGCTTATCCTATTATATTGCGTTTAAGTTTGTCATAACTCGGACGACCGTAGTTCATCAAATTCCAAATAATTAACAATCTAAAAGCAATGTTCGTTTAATCATGCAATATGCAACAACTATTTCttgattttcatttaagtGGTAACGAACAAAcacattaaacaaattaaatcgTTTTTCTACAGGATAAAAGTTAAACCAAAAACCAGTGGGTAAGATGAACCAACAAAAATCATAGTTTACAAAGAAATGGAACCATCAATATGTTGGATATATTCGGGATTCCGaaccttttcttttattactaTAAGTATTGTATCATTTCTATTAGGTGGATTAAATAAATCCGGCATATTTGTTTAAACCTGTGTTTGTCTTCCATTCAGAGATAATTATCACGGACAAACAGacgattaaaacaaaaaatttaaattgtgttCTTAATGAATGACAAACGTATTAAAAGTATATCATCATAGCTCACTCTAATGGTTACACTTTGGCCGAGATCAAACTTAATATTTCGGCTTATTATAAAACtgtaaaaataacataaaacaaaattgtgaAGGCTTACAGCTTGATCAGTGTTGCTCTTGCTATATGGGACCGGAATTAAGCGTTCTTGCAATTCGCCGCCTATTACCTTTAAGAAtgaagaga
This window harbors:
- the LOC122622849 gene encoding RING finger protein 11 isoform X1, with the protein product MGNCLKIRTSDDISLLRGNDSANGQISGAQPMYHQGEHYQREFYPSTSAPATRPSSNIRQLSDENQVKIAKRIGLMQYLPIGTYDGCSKKERECVICMAEFSINEAVRYLPCMHIYHVNCIDDWLLRSLTCPSCLEPVDAALLTSYDST
- the LOC122622849 gene encoding RING finger protein 11 isoform X2, with protein sequence MGNCLKIRTSDDISLLRGNDSANGQISGAQPMYHGEHYQREFYPSTSAPATRPSSNIRQLSDENQVKIAKRIGLMQYLPIGTYDGCSKKERECVICMAEFSINEAVRYLPCMHIYHVNCIDDWLLRSLTCPSCLEPVDAALLTSYDST